The DNA segment AGCATGGCCTCAGTGATAAATCAGAGAGGTTTCAGACCAAACCATTTCTAATATTGAATCTAAGGTTTCAGGCAGCAGTGAAAACAGACTGGAACTTGTATTCTCAGACAAAGTGCATTCACGACAAAcaaatttcctattttttcccctcatgctGATTTCCAAATGTGCCCAAACGACATATTTACTATCACTGCCTTTCACTCTCCATTTTACACACTTTCCTCTGAAGGAttaaacagagagaaaatagtCTGCTTTAAATGCCTCACAGTGAAAGAAAGAATACCATGTATGCCATAAATAATTTAGATGAACAATTGCTTTGTCAGGACACAGCTGTCTATCACTGCAGCTGCGGCAAAGGCAAGCAGAGGCTGCAGACTGCAGTAACCTGTGTGCTGCAGGCCAAGGCTCTACCTGCAGACGGCAGTTGCCATTGCCAAAGCAGATTATTTCTATTTCCACGTGACTTCGATGCTGAAGAGCATCGATGAGCAAAGTGTCAACCTCCACCCACTCTTTGGGAGCTCACAGTAcgtttttgggggtttttttgtttgtttgttccccccccgccccgttttGTCTTTCTCCTCTGCACAATGATCTactttcagctctttttttctttaccactCTCTACTGTCCtacccctttcttctctcctggaCTCCCCTGATTTCACTCTCCTGACGCAGACAGCTGGGGATGTGTGACCATTTTCATAGAGACATTTCTGTTGTCAGGAGCCCACAGGCTGTGAAGCTCTGCATCAGTGGACACAGCACCTCCAATTTCCACCTTCTGAGAAAGAACAGCTAAGAAATGAAGAAGATACACCCTTGCTAAAAACCTCTTTAACTAACAGCATATACCAATGACAACTTTGAaagcctttctttaaaaataacacccTCCATCCCCCTCCTTTCATTGCCTCCTGTCTCAGCCCTTTCCTACCAGCACATCATCTCTCCCGCAACCTAAATCCTTTTTAGCTCCAAGAGAGTTATCCAAATAAAGCTACTTTGCAATCAGAACAGAGCGTAACCAAGTCTGAGGGTGCTTTATAATGCTGCAGGCACTTCTTCACATAGAACGAAGTAGTCTGCATAGTTAAGTGCTGTTTCGCACATGCTCTTTACATCACAAGGTCATGTCACTCCACTGCAAGCCTCCTGGAACACTTCTATTTTTGCCTaccaaaagcaatttctttctATTCCATGCCCTTGGAGGCAACCACTACAGAACAGCAATAGGGAGGATTCTTGgccacaagcaaaaaaaaaccaatgcaaaaaccaaaacaaaaaagaattccccagaaaatgaaataaaacaaaaaaaccccaccctggcataattttttctcttaacTTCCAAATAATGACaatcaacaggaaaaaagtattcttaaaaaacttaAACCTGTAATACTCCCATTCTTCTAAAAACCAAATCAGTCAGGTCAGGCTATGGCAAAGCTAGAGCAACAGTGCACAGTGCTGGGAAGAGTTGTGGTCTAGAGTGTCACAATACCAAGCACATATTAAATCCATGCTCACTTCCATCATCTGCAAAACACAGAGGCAGACCCTGAGTGCCATTCCAAATCAGCACAATCCTGCTGGGTTTGGGTGCAAACAATTCACCCATTTGGATATAAGGTTAACAGGCTTTGAGGGCTTAGTATaatctttattttcaattaattttgcatGGATTTCTCTATCACACTCAACTACTTTGAGCCACAACCTATTTAGCTGAATTTTCTCCAGCAATGAGTCATGATGTTAAGCCTGTCACCAACACAGACACACTGAGGGTAACCTCTTGGCACTGCTCTTCTCCCCAGTCCCCACGAGACGGGGAAGGCTCTGCAGAACAGAGGCACCATAGGATTCAGGGAAGACATTTCAGAAGTGAGATGACAGTTACATTGAGGATATGCCCATTTATCGCTCTGATATCAACCATGTTTCCCACAGattaaatgcattaaattaCATGACTGAAGGAATACACGACctaaaactgcaaaacaaacccAGACTGGACATGGAAAAAGGCTTCAGAGATGCGagacaaaaaataatcataatttgtatttacttttgttccatgctttcctttcttcagccTTACACCACTGGGGATATACCCAGTACAACCGCAGATCTCCTACCATTGGACACCTTGTCAGGAAAAGCACAATTGAGAAAGGGCATTTTTCCAAGTACTGCTTTCCCTTGATATTCAACTCTCCTGAAAGGCTGGTAAAGCTCTTCACTGACTGCTTATTTTCTGTGCCATACTATAGTTCCAAAGCTTTACAGAGAAGTTATTCAGCTTGTTAAAAGGCACATGACATTGCCTGTGTTTTGGGATGGACAGAGggtaatttaaaaacaaataatcctTCAGACTAAGTATTACTACACAATTGCGTGAAATTTCAGGGACTGCACTCAATCCCAAgtcatttccatttctgcttttccagcttGTAACCTCTGTGTTCTCACTGTATACTTTAAGTACTAAGGTACCCTTCCCACATTcaaatttattaataaatttcCTACTAAACAGCTGGGTGAAACTACTCATTACAGAAATGCAGTGCATGCTCCCCAAGAAAAGGACAAAGCTAACTCTACTAACTCACCAAGCACCCCTGTCACATtacctcctcttcccttccccgaGTTCAAGCACATCAGGTGTAGTTCTGCTTCAGTAAATTAAGCATGTGCTTTTTTCCAGGTAAACACAATTACAGTGACAGACCAACTCCTTTTAACAATGGTTAATTATGAGTTCAGAGTCACAACAGCCTTTTTTTGCTAGTATTAATTACTTTCATCTTAAGCTTTggcaaaatacttaaaagaagGGAAGACAAAATATATAGAGAGAAAGCACACATCTAGCAGAGGTAAAGAGCATTTATTACTAATCTGCACTCCAGGAGGTGAAATGAagctatgaaaagaaataatcccAGGAAACAGGTTTCTGAGTGAACAGAGATAAACACAGGCTGATCAAAGGCAAAGAACTGGAAAAGGCTGACTGCAGAGAAGCCGCAGGGATCTACTTTAAgctacagtggaaaaaaacaggtaTCATTTCACTAAGAAAAGTGACCATAGACTTGTGTTCACAACTCAAGCCTgattttccaaaacatttcatATATCACAGCAGCCCCTacagtttttttccattcaagTGCACCACAGGGCATAACTGGGTGTTTCTCACTTTGTCATTAATTGCCATGCATCAAACCAGAAAAcaggattcttttttttacagccACTAGGCAATCTAAGTTCGGTACACACAAATAAATTGGCAAACCAAAAATACCGTTTAGCACCAGTGAAGCATCCATGGAAGAAGTTTGCTTTGAACAAAGACTCTGAGGAAGAATCAAACCCCTGTTTCAGACATGTTTAAAGTCTGAACAGTTCAGACGGCTCTTACGAAAGATCTAAACTTTCCCGTTTGCCTGATCTTGCCTCCAGTGACGCAAACATTTGAAAGAGTCCCAGGTAAGTGAAGAGTAAAATGAATCCTAATCCAGTTAATCTTCCCACTGTGTTCTAGCTGTGACTCCCTTCCTTGCTGGCCCCTGCGGAGGAAAATGTTTAAGGCACCAAGACCAAGACCTGCCTCAGCCACATCAGTCAGGCcaaatgctgcttctgtgaAAGTACTGTGATACAGAGCCCATGAAATAGGCTAGACAAACACAGACAATGAAAACTGAACAAACATatgttgaaataaataatatGCTAGTAAGATGTTGGAGACAAAAATTCCCTATATAATTCTACAGACACAGAAAGACAGCTCTGCAGGAACAAGAGGAATActtaaatgcagaaaataaaaaaaccaaacaaaacacccccccaaGTGTTTCTCGCAATTATAGTTGCCATCTTTTGGAATTCActacaaaatatgaaaatttatctttaaaatgctacactttaaaaaaaaaacttgaaacaAATTAATAATACCTGTTGACAGCTGATTTGTGCCTTTGTCACAGGACATCAAATAGAGCTACTCACAGCACTGCTTCTCTTTGGCTGCCAACCTGTCATAGAAAGGCcgcatttttattttaatgataaaagTGTAtttgggagagggaaggaagtcAGATAAAGGTGATGGCAAATACACCAACAGAAAATTTGCAACCTTCAGCTTCCAGTTAGAGTGTAAGGAAGCAAAGACTTGCTCTGAAATAGAGtcaaaaagcacaaagaaaaggtCTGGAGCACAAGGGAACCTTCTAAGCCAACAGCTGGCATGTGATCTCTGGGTACTGAGAAAGACACGTACAGCAAGATTTCCAAACTCATAAGCAGTATTACAGCCCATGGGAATTTTCCCATACATTTCAATGGATTAGGCTTTCCCTTTGCTACAATAAGCAACTGCCCATGTCTACAAAATGAACTGCCTGGTGCAAGAGGCACACATCAGGGAACTTGCTTTTGTCatgcatgggtttttttggttttgtttctttttataccCTGTACTTTTGAGAACCTGTGTCATATTAACTCATTCAAATACTGCAGAAATATCAATGTCAGTTTGATCATGCATCTCAGTAGTCAAAAAAATATCTGGAGGGTGGATCATCCAGGGaagtgaagagcagcagcagcatctttaCAGACGTCAGAAACAGATTCTCAAAGACTCAAACACTGATAAAGTTTtcaagtgtttttctttcattgtttaaataaaaattttgagAATAACCATATACCACATTATTTCCATAATAAAAAGTTTGTAAGACACTGGTTAGAAATAGACAGAAATATCCATATAGTGATTGCACAAAACATTTATGAAACTGAACATAATTTCAGCAAGTCAGTTGGtttaaataaatagcatttcCTGTTCCAAGGCCTTGTCTATACAGCAAAGTTACATAAAGATAACCTAAACCAGAAACttaaatttaatgaaattaatCAGAAAACCTTCTGGGTATATAATCCTTTTTCATGGTGAAAATGGCTTGTGGTCTAGCTTAGCTCTATTGGGAGCAGGCTTACATTACATCAAAAGAATGTCTGCAAATGAATTTGCATTGTTTAAACAAATTTAGTTAAACCCAATATGAGTTAATCAGAGCAAATTTTCCAAAGAGTCAGCTCAAAAGGCAATTTAATGCAAAACCAAAGGGAGGAGCTTGACAGAAAATACAACACCTCCTGAAATAGCTTCTTTCCGAGAGGTGACTTGTACTTTCTAAGGACACACAACAACTCCCACTTGCCGCTGAATTCAGTGGAAGTTCAGGTGAAGCCAGCTCTCCTCAGAGGCAGACGACAAGTGTGGAATTAACACTGCTGTATCTATTGCAAATGCTACCGCTCTCTTGCTGGAAGAGAGCTGTTGAGATGGCAAAAAGAAATGTGCCAAGATTAGACTACGGTGCATCATAACCTATATTCAGCAAAATAATATCACCTTGGAGTCAAACGCTACAGACCAAGCCCACTCACAGATTAACAGACACTATCTACAGCCTTGCCCACAGACCTTTTTGGCTGTCTCGCTCGTCACTACAACTGTCAAACAAATTTTGTGCAATTGCGTCATGAATAAGCctttatgaaataataaaaagctttcCAAGATAAAGACTATGCTAAATAGCTGATTGATATGATGAGTATACCCATCCCACATCATACCTATTCATTATATAATAGTAGTGTTTTATTCAGTAGTGGGTTTCCAGCCACATCAAAAGTGGCCGCAGCTTTATGTGCAATCAAAATTAAGTAGCTTATTGATACTGCTGGATAAGCCAGAATAAATATTGCTTCAAGCACACTCCTTTGCAGCTCTTAGGATAAACAATGTGTTTCATTCATTACCAAGCAGATTATTTGGGAAACAGCAGGTTAAGCTAACTTGTTCATAACACCAGAATTTCATTCTTGTTCTAGAAGAAACATACCACAAAGTACTCATTGTTGCAAAGTGTGCAATTCAtaagatttaaattaaaacccCAATATTAGACTTTTTAGCAAAATTGGaaggagtttgttttttttctgtcaagaaTAAAATGACAAAGTATTATTACAATTACTTTGCCTAAGGAGAAAGTTAAGGCTTGTTTTTCAAGAGTTTCCTTTTCAAAGGCAGGCAGGAATTTAAACTCAGTCTGCTTAAGACATTACATCTCAGATTTACTCTCTGTTGCAGAAGGTACAGACAGCTAAGAAGCATTTGTGGCAAGTTAGTGTACTTAATGCTTCATGGGATGTTCTAGTTTCACAACAGAGCTATACACCGCTTTAATGAGTATTGATATTTTCGCAACACTTAGCAGCACTGTCATTATTAGAGCTTTCCCGTAAGGCAatacaagtatttaaaaaacaagaagtATGAGGTTTGGATCCTCCATAACATTTTGACAtaaatcaaaaagaaagagggatAATAAATTTGAGAACAGTCAAGCTCTTAAAGAGCAAAGGCCTCCGTCAGCCTTGGATCTGCTCCTCCCTTTATTACTAAGGGAACAGATACAACTTCTGATTTATTTGCCGAGAATGCCACTCAGCAGCTCCTAAACAAGAGCAGACCTCTTCcaataccaattttttttttctcccaaggaAGAAGCTCGTTACCACCTGCCAGCCATCAGCTAGTACAGATTTGGTTTCCTCTAGCGCATCACCTTGCTCCTTACACTGGAAACACAGCAACCGTTCCTACATTCAACTACTCCAGTACTGAAATCAATTTCCAAAAATTTTAATACTTATTTTATCTGCTATAACTGTATTTCTTTGAAGTCAAAGGTATATTTGGAAGAGGTAGTCCAGGAGAAAAGGGTTTCAAGTACCAAAATCTGTAGGTCCCGTACCAAGCTGACAGACCTATCAGCACACCGAGAAGCTTTTGAATGAAGTCATGGAAATACACAGCAGTACAGAGAAACATGAACACCCAGATCACCGTGAGaaaacacaaggaaagaaacaggatGTTGATCACAACACGCAGATTAGAGTTCTGGTCTATGGACAAGCCTTCCAGCACAGCCACCTCCTCCATAATCATCAGAGCACAGTACGAGAGCAGAAAACAGTGCCCTGAGATATCAAAACCATTCCAGATCCCGTTGTCCTGGTGGCACTCCTGCTTGGTGGCATACAGCTGGCGAGGCTCGCGGAGTTTACCCGAGGTAGAGCACGTGCCAGTGAGATTCTCGATATACATGAAGAATCTGGTGCAGACGTACCAGATGGCAGTGCCCACTAGCAGTGCACTGAGACGCCGCAGCACCATCAAAATGCTCTTCGTGGGACCATAGAGAAACTTGCTTTTGGCAAACTGGTAGGTGGTGACTGCGATGAAGGGTAGCAGAAGCCAGAACGTCCATGCCCAAGCCACCTTCACAAAATATCTGCCAGAGAAAAGCCAAAAGAGAAACATGCATGTGTGAAACTTCAAAGAAGCTAGGGTAAGTGGTGGTGCTTGAAGAAGTAGGTTTTCAAAGTCAGTCTTCAGAACCATCTAAATTAAACACTTGTGCCCTCCCCTCAAAGTAAAGCATAGCTAAAATCTTAACCTTCTCCCCACTATTTCTCTCAGGCCCAATGCCTGAATATTTCCTCAACCAGGTACTTCAGCTGTTTCCCAGGCAGCATTCCCTCAGACCTAGAGCCCTCGTTCAGACTTGCAGTTCAGTTTTGCAATCGCTTTCACCCTACAAACCCGCTCCACTCTGTCCTACTCCAAATGCAGCTgcaaagaacatatttttaGCTTGTCACCCTGAGCACAGTAATGCTTCCTCTGACTCTCTTCTTCCACCTCAATTATCTTTGCTTTCAAAGCCCTTCACAACCTCAACCTCTTAATATGGAATAAGATAGCCGAAAGGGCTGACTCTTTTCCTTCATCAGCCCATGCAGCTTTTTCTCCATCATCAccttataaaataaatgaagaagcaCAACATGTTTGTTCCTTTGCTGTCACTCCAGTTGATGAGAACTTTCCTTTGGCAGACACAAAACCTTCCACCTGTAAATTCACTCTCTGCCTTGAAAGTTTTTGCTATGATGCCTGTAAAATCTTGAAAACCAGCTGATGATGTGCTGATATCCTGTTTAGCAGGAGACAGTATTGCATAACTAGTCCTCTTTTCAAATCTTAAAGTGGAGCATGTGCAAGTGAATTCACTAATTAGTTAAGACAACCATAGTCTATGATCATTTTTCTCCCATTAGCACCTTCCAATACAACGAGCTTCCTATCAGCTGGTGGGAGAGAGGAACTGTGCAGCCCCTTCGTTACGCACATCCCAGTTTGAAAAACAGAGACAGCAGAATTCTGGTCTGTGGCTGAGCTATAGCTAGGCACACGGAGTCATCATTTAATCATCACCTCAGCATCAAAGACAGGAACAAGTAGTGAAGATCCTGAACTCTATTCCTAAGACCCTAACAAAAAATGTCACGGCCTTGCCCAGGATTTTGAGGAGTACCTCCTTTATGCTTAATTTTACAGTAGAAGTGGCATTTGTGTGACAACTACAGCTGCTACCATGGAATagtaattgaaaataaaatcctcatTTTACTGGGAgagttaaaagcaaaaaaggctGCTAACATAATTGCTGCCAGCAAACCAGCAGGCAAgtaatttgtggggaaaaaaattgcttcagaaACTGTCGGTACAGATAACCTTCCTCTATTTAAGAAGGGAGAATTGAACTGTAGTATGTTTTTACTGTAAGATCAATTTCACTCTCTAAGTGTTCCTGCCAATCCTTCTTTTCAATCACACTAAAAGCAGCTCCTCTCCCACGTGTCACCAAATGACAAATTGGAATCAATATAAAGTACAAAATTCCCCAAGTCACGGGGGAAAACGGCAATTTTAGCTTTACTTTCTGATCTGCAGCAGGTGAAGCACACGTGCACTGGCCCAGCTCATTGCCTTCCTTGTGCCCTTCAAAACGTTCAAGCGCAGTTTTGAAGAATGACTAAGCCAGCTAAATCATCACCTAAGTACCAGAAAAGGGTGGCAGTAACTGTCCTTTTACGAAAGACGCTAAAAGACTCATTCCCTCCACCTTGCTTTTAGATCAGTTCAGTACCATCAGTTTACTCAAATACGAGGAACCATCCGGgagctgaagaaggaaaaaacctcctccttttcctcttccaatAAAAACCGAGCAAGAAGCTCCAGCTCTTCTCAAATCGCGCAGTCCTGCGGACTGCAGCAGGCGTTAGGACCGGGACTCCCCCCGAAGCCGCCGttcccaccccagcagcccGGCCCGGGGCTCGCCCCCGCCGCCTCACGCCCCCGCCGCCTCTCCCGCAGCCGCTgccgccggggccggcccggcTCACCCACACGGCCTGCGGCAAAGCCACCCTCGGCCGAGCTCCGGGGCCTGCCCGCCCCATCCGACCCCACACCGGGAGCGGGCGggtgcccccggccccccccgctccccctccccggcccccggggcagccccctccGCCCCAGCAGAGGACAGGGGGCCAGATCGGCGCGGCGCAGCCCGCTCCCGCTCAGCccgggcacccccagccccccgccgGACCCCCGCCCGCCCCACCGGGCCCGCCTTCCCTCTAGCTCCCCGCCTCTCCTCACACGTTGAGCGGGTTGCGCTTGTTCCGCATGGGCGTCTCGGGCACCAGGTCGCCGTCCTTGAGGGCGGACCCGAGGAGGACGACGGcgagcagcagccagggcagccgGCCCCGCACCCGCCCGGCGGCCAGCCCGGCCCGCAGCCGGCGGCCGCACCGCTCCAGCCGCTCCAtcgcgccccgccgccgccgaaCCCCTCACCCGCTCGGCCGCCGTACTCCGCGTCACagcgccggccccgcccgccgctCGGGCGCCCCCTCGCGGCGCCCGCCAGGCCGGGACGCCGGGAAGGGTGGCGGGGGCGCCGTGCGCATGCGCAGTGCGGCGCGGCGCCTGCCGGGAGAGCGCCCCCTGCAGGGCGCTGGCGGGGGGCGGCCCGTGGCCGTACGGCGGCCGTGGGCGCTGCCCCGCGGGGGGCCCTCGCCGCGGGTCTGTGTCAGAGGAGGAGAACGCGGGCTCAGAAACCTCCGTGGCCCGCTCCCACCTGTCAGAACGAGAACGGAGGTTACGCTTTGCACCCTCACCAGAGGGGCAGGGAGGCCGCTTCCCTGATGGTGGCCGGAACGTCGGAAGAGAGACCACAGGGCTCGTGGGCTACGGTAGCTGCACCACGGAGCCGTGGGACCATTTAGGCCGggaaagacctttaaggtcacCCAGTCCCACCGTTAACCTAGCGCTGCCAAGGCCgccactaaaccgtgtccccACATGCCGCTTCTGCACAGTCCCCCCAGGGACGGTGACTGAACAAACcgcttccccgggcagcctgccCCAACGCTCGccaaccctttcggtgaagacgTTTTTCCTCCTATCCAACCTAAACCCCCCTGCTACAACTTGaagctgtttcctctcatcctacaAAGAGCTTCCACTACTTCTGGAGTAAGGTGGCAGCTCCTCTGAAAGAGAGTGTCATGCCATAATATTCAAGAGAAAATTTGAGAATTTCCTCACTCAGtagaatttttttatctttttcctggGGCTTAACAGAGAGGGAGGAAGTATTTCTGGGGCTCTTAAGGCTCCCGCGCCTTTTCACCGTCCATGTTTATAGCTGAAAGTGGTGTTCAAGCACTGGCCGTCACTGTGGTGTCTGAGACCTATTTCATCTAttgaactgctgctgctgtcatttcaacttagtttttaaaaaaaatttaaaaagcatcagCAAGCAGAGAAACAGCTAAATGAACAAAGAGCCTTTATTCATCCCAATGGCCTCAGTAAGAAAaacggaggggggggggaagcagacCCTATCTGAGACAGGATGGGAAAGTATTTCTTGCCAGAGTGCCTTTCAAAGCCAGTTTGTAGTCATCGTCAGCAAATCTATGACAACATCTGGGCTGAGAGAGCAGAAGGATACATCAAAGCAGCCCCAGTAGATACGGAGGGTTTCAGCTAAGGAGGTTATCCAGGGTAAATGGCATTTGGCAATTTATTAGATGTTGTTTTTAATCAGACTACCATGGCCATGCCTAGCACTTCCAGCCACAGCATTGTACCCCTGAATTAGAAAAGACAGACAGCTGCGTTCACTCAAACGAGTGAGGATAagaggggctgggagcaggTTTTGCAGAGTCCGGCATTGTCTTCCTAAATCCCCCTCTGCCTTTGAAACCTTGCCTCCTTTGCTTCCCAGGTTTGGGTCTCTGATCTCCAGACTGTTTGCAATGCCTGCGAGCTGGAGGTGGCGAGCTGCTCAGCTGGTTGCTAATGAAGCATGCTGTGGAGCCTACCACACGGCAGGAGGATTTCATAAGCTTGGCACCTGTTCCAGATGAATGGAGTTGATGGCATGGGCTGGAAATGTGTCTTATCTTCAGCCCAGCTTGAAATGTCTGAGGATTATCTCTGTAAATTGTGGATTCTCACAAGTGCAGTGAGCAAAGCTCTGCTGGGTCCAGGTGTCCTGCAGATTTAGAGTAAATCTCTACTTTCGGGCCATGTATTTGCTGCCATGTACACCAGCCAAGGCCAATAGCCCTTCTGAGGAGCCGACCACCATTTCCCTGTAAAGAATCAGCAAAGCAGAATTTAGgtcttttaaaactgcagaaaaagcttttattcaTAAACAAGGAACAAGGTTTGTTCTAGGGAGATTGCAGAACATTCCTAAAGAGCTCTCACAGACATCTGGTCAAGTTGCAACAGGTATAAACCGTactaaaatgaattaatttgtcAGGTATAGCAGATGTGGCTgtccttccctttctttgtaTCTTTTTCCTTAACCTCACCAAATGATTGCCTGATTCAAGCTGAAAACTTCCAGActgtttgatttaaaaaattgtggtttgagggtttttttctggtttaatttGAACCAAGGCCCCAACaaattgtttctcttttatGCAGAAATCACATTTTGCCTTTAAAGTATGCAGGGATAGATTCATTAGGGGCTGTAGAACCACTTTCAGAGCTGAAGAGTGGTTGGTGAGCCTTGTCTGTGCAGGTCTAGTCACCCAGAGCTTGGGGCACTTACTTGGACAGGAAATGTGGAGATTCCAGCCACATGAGCAGAGGTCTGAAGTAAGATCCAAcatgcctgggaagatcatcCTTACTCCTGAGCTGTGGCAGGTTTGGGGGAAATCTTTCCTGGTCATATAGTTCCATGTTGTATCAGGTACTTCAGGTACTTCACTATTCATTGGAGCAAGAACAATGACAAtaatgttaattattttaaataatttagttGCTTAGAAAAGAAATTTATCTTGTTCCAATGATTCTGTTAATCATCTGTTAAACTCTTTGATTGCATAGAAGTCTCTCTTGCTGCTGTGAGATTATGGTATGGATACCTTCTGCAGAACTGAGGATCATCACTGGGAAACACAAGTCACCCCAGTCTCAGTGTACAGGCACTGGAGAGACAACCTTAGAACCCTTTCCAGGAGCCTAGGGCAACTGTACACCtaatttgggtttttaaaattaGCTTTGGAGAAATTCAGACCTTCTTGCAAGGCAGCGGCATTTTGCTCAGGCTCATGGTGCTGCACTGTGGTCTGCTGTCACTTTGATGCTGACAAAATGATGCTGTATCCAAACATGCTGCAGTAGTGTCACAGCCTCACGTGTAAGTGTCATGAGACCCCTGCTCACAAGTTCTTCCTGCTAAACACACTCAAAAATGTTGCATGCTAGAAGAAGGCAGGTTCATTACT comes from the Haliaeetus albicilla chromosome 2, bHalAlb1.1, whole genome shotgun sequence genome and includes:
- the FITM2 gene encoding acyl-coenzyme A diphosphatase FITM2, coding for MERLERCGRRLRAGLAAGRVRGRLPWLLLAVVLLGSALKDGDLVPETPMRNKRNPLNVYFVKVAWAWTFWLLLPFIAVTTYQFAKSKFLYGPTKSILMVLRRLSALLVGTAIWYVCTRFFMYIENLTGTCSTSGKLREPRQLYATKQECHQDNGIWNGFDISGHCFLLSYCALMIMEEVAVLEGLSIDQNSNLRVVINILFLSLCFLTVIWVFMFLCTAVYFHDFIQKLLGVLIGLSAWYGTYRFWYLKPFSPGLPLPNIPLTSKKYSYSR